One genomic window of Candidatus Zymogenaceae bacterium includes the following:
- a CDS encoding cupin domain-containing protein, whose product MEGAGGVTKQLPIGGGDGSPSFSFRVFTVKPGGHTPYHDHPFEHLNYIISGAGAVVDEAGKETPVTGGDFGLVTPGEKHQYKNTSDTEDLVFLCAVPKEYE is encoded by the coding sequence ATGGAGGGGGCCGGCGGGGTCACAAAACAGCTCCCCATCGGCGGCGGTGACGGCTCTCCGTCCTTTTCGTTTCGGGTGTTCACCGTGAAGCCCGGGGGCCACACCCCCTATCACGATCATCCCTTCGAGCATCTCAATTACATCATCTCGGGCGCCGGCGCCGTGGTGGATGAGGCAGGGAAAGAAACACCGGTGACCGGGGGGGATTTCGGCCTGGTGACGCCCGGGGAAAAGCACCAATATAAAAATACGTCCGATACCGAGGACCTGGTGTTTCTGTGCGCGGTACCGAAGGAATACGAATAA